DNA from Bacteroidota bacterium:
AAATAAATGAATTATAAGAATAAACTATTTATTAACAATTTGTTTCAAATCTTGTTAATTACTTTTATAAATAAAATGAAAAATAAATTTTGATATTAATATTTCAATTTTGTTTATTAATTAAATATTTTGAACCAAATTTATTTATTAAAACTTAAAATAATTTTCACACATCATTTACACATTTAATGCAACAAAAATTTCAAAAAAGATATTACAAGTTTTATACTAACAAGGTGTTAAAAACTACGATATATAATTCTAATTCAAATATATACAAAATGACAATTTGTTAACATCATGTTTCAAATTCTTAATAAAATAAAAAACAATATTTTTGCAACAAAAATATTAACAGTACTAACAGTATAATAGTATTAGTAGTTTTATATATTTTTAAAATTTTAAATTAATTAAATATTATGAATGTTAATAAAGTCGAAATTCAAAAAAAAGGGTTTTTGGAAATTGATATAGATAAAAGTCTGAATTTAGTCTCCGAGATAAAAAAAATGAAAGAGGAGAAAAATGCTGTAATTTTGGCTCATTATTATCAAATCCCTGAAATTCAAGACATTGCAGACTTTGTTGGAGATAGTCTTGCACTTTCACAAAAAGCTGCAGAAACCTATGCAGATATAATTGTTTTCGCCGGCGTTCATTTCATGGCTGAAACTGCAAAAAGTCTTTCACCTGAAAAAATGGTTTTAATCCCGGATTCTAAAGCGGGTTGTTCATTAGCCGATTCTTGTCCACCAAAAGAATTTAAGGAATTTAAAGAAAAATTTCCTGAGTATAAAGTAGTTTCATATGTAAATACAACATCTGAAATAAAAGCATTGACAGATGTTGTTTGCACTTCTACAAATGCAAAACTCATAATTGATAGTTTTCCTTTGGATGAAAAAATAATTTTTGCACCAGATAGAAATCTTGGTAATTATTTGAATAGTATTACAGGACGAAATATGAAACTTTGGGATGGAGCATGCCACGTACATGAAGAATTCTCGCTTGAGAAAATTTTGGATATTAAACAAGAATATCCAAATGCTAAAATAATTGCTCATCCTGAATGTCAAAAGCAAATATTGATTGTTGCCGATTATATAGGTTCAACTTCAGGATTATTAAAATTTATTGAAAATGATGATTGCGATACATTTATAGTGGTTACAGAATCTGGTATTCTTCATCAAATGCAGAAAAGCAGACCAAACAAAAATTTTATTCCGGCTCCTCCAAACGATTCTACTTGTGCTTGCAACGATTGTAAATATATGAGATTACATACAATAGAAAAATTATATACATGCTTGAAATACGAAATTCCGGAAGTTACACTTGACGAAGAGCTTAGAAAAAAAGCTGTTAGACCAATTATTAAAATGCTTGAAATTTCAAAAAAGCAGAACAAAATATAATTTTAAAAAAACTGAAAAAAGTGTATTTAAGCAATATTTCAAATAGCGAAATAGATAAATTGGAAATATTAAAATTTGAGGGACAAATAGATGTAATTGATAATAATGAAAAATTATCAAAATCTCTGCAAGAATTAAAAAAATGCAAAATTCTTGGTTTTGATACCGAAACTAAACCAAATTTCAAAAAGGGGATAAAAAACAGAAATCATATTTCTTTAATTCAGTTGGCAAATGATAAAAAGGCATATTTGATTAGAATTAACAAAATTGGTTTTCCAAATTCGCTTTTACAAATATTGGCAGATCCAAAAATACTGAAAGTAGGGATCGGATTAAAAGATGATTTGAAAGGATTATTAGAAGTCTGTAAATTGAACAATGGTTCATCAAAAAATTGTTATATAAATTCTGATTCTTTTTTAGATATACAAAATATTGCTTGCAATTTTGGAATAGAAGCTTTAAGCCTTAAAAAGTTGAGTGCTATAGTTTTAGATTATAAAATTTCTAAATCTGCACAATTGTCTAATTGGGAAAACACTATTCTGACCAAAAAGCAACAACAATATGCAGCAATTGACGCTTTTGTTTGTTTGAAAATATATTATAAATTGTTTGATAATTAAGTTGTTACGAGTAAAATTATTTTATGCAAGAATTAAATATTTAGATGTTGTTAAAGTATGATATTATAGTTGTAGGAGCTGGACATGCTGGTTGTGAAGCAGCTGCAGCAAGTGCAAATTTAGGTTCCAAAGTATTGTTGATAACCATGGATTTAAGCAAAATTGCTCAAATGTCTTGTAATCCTGCTATTGGTGGAATAGCTAAAGGACAGATAGTTAGAGAGATAGATGCCCTTGGTGGATATACAGGAATTGTAACTGACGATACTATGATACAATTCCGTATGCTAAATAAATCGAAAGGTCCTGCAATGTGGAGTCCAAGAGCTCAAAGTGATAGGCACGAATTTTCTAAAAAATGGAGAATTGAATTAGAAGGGATTCGGAATATCGATTTTTGGCAAGATATGGTTGATAGTTTGATTTTTGATAACAATACAATTTCTGGAGTTAAAACTCGACAAGGTGTAAAGTTTTATTCAAAAGCTGTAATACTTACTAACGGAACATTTTTGAATGGATTGATGCATATTGGGAAAAATAGAGTTATTGGTGGAAGAGATTCAGAAAATTCATCTATCGGAATTAGTGAACAATTGGCGGAATATGGGATTGAATCAGGTAAAATGAAAACCGGAACTCCAGCGAGAATTGATGGTAGAACAATAGATTTTTCAAAAATGCTTGAACAAAAAGGTGATGAAGAACCATCAAAATTTTCTTTTTTGAATGACACTAAAAATATTGCTAAGCAAGAGAGCTGTTACATTACTTATACCAATGAAAATGTTCATGATATTTTAAGAGAAGGGTTTGAAGATTCTCCGCTATATAATGGAACTATACAAGGGATAGGACCACGTTATTGCCCTAGCATAGAAGACAAAATTGTTACTTTTGCTGATAGAAATAAACATCAGTTGTTTTTAGAACCGGAAGGACGAAAAACGATTGAATACTATATAAATGGATTTTCATCTTCATTGGCCTGGGATATTCAAATAAAAGCAATTAATAAAATTTATGGATTAGAGAATGCTAAAATATTTCGTCCTGGTTATGCAATTGAATACGATTATTTTTCACCAACTCAACTAAAAAGTACATTAGAAAGTAAATTCATTTCTAATTTGTTTTTTGCAGGTCAAATTAATGGTACTACTGGATATGAAGAAGCGGGAGCTCAGGGATTGATGGCCGGCATAAATGCTCATTTGTTGATAAATGAAAAAAAGGAATTTGTTTTGAAAAGAGACGAAGCCTACATAGGTGTCCTTATAGACGATTTAGTTACGAAAGGAGTTGATGAACCATACAGAATGTTCACTTCAAGAGCAGAGTATAGAATTCTTTTGAGGCAAGACAACGCTGATATTAGGCTTACCGAAAAATCTTATAAATTAGGCTTAGCAACTGAAAAGAGGTATGATATTTTAGAAAAGAAAACTAAATCAATAAATGAAATAATTGCGATTTTTAATTCATTCAGTGTAAAACCTGAAGAAATAAATAAAAAATTGAAGGAATTAAAAACTTCTGAAATTAAACAAAAAGTAAAATTAAGTAATATTATTTTGCGGCCTCAGGTTTCAATTTTAGATATTGCAAGTGTTATTTCTCCTATTCAAGAAATGATAACAAAATTGAAATCCAACTCTAATGAATATATTGAAGCTGCGGAAATATTAATGAAGTATTCAGGATATATTGATAGAGAAAGAAAAATTGCCGATAAACTAAAAAGACTTGAACATATTGAAATATCAGAGAATTTTGATTACAATAGAATATATTCTTTATCAACCGAGGCAAGGCAAAAATTAACAAAAATATTGCCAAGAACAATTGGGCAGGCAAGTAGAATTTCTGGAGTATCACCATCTGACATAAATGTGCTTTTAGTCTTTCTTGGAAGATAAACAAAATGTTCCACGTGGAACATAGGTTCAAATAATTATATATGTAATAGTTAACAAAAAAACATACTGAAATTATGAAAAATATTGAAACAATTATTTCAGGAAATATAGTTGATATTGTAAAACGAGAAATTTATAAAGGCAAAGTTTTTATTAAAAATGATAAAATAGAAAAGATAATAAAATGCGAAGTAGTTGAGAATGTCTATTTGCTACCTGGCTTAGTAGATTCTCATGTTCACATCGAAAGTTCAATGCTTACGCCGACAGAATTTGCTAAAATTGCTGTAAAACACGGAACAGTTGCAACAATTTCTGATCCTCACGAAATTGCAAATGTATTGGGAATTCAAGGTATAAATTTCATGATAGATGACATTAAGGATGTTCCATTCAAAATGTTTTTTGGAGCTCCATCGTGTGTTCCAGCAACTGATTTTGAAACTTCTGGATATAAATTGAATGATACTGATATAGACAAATTATTGTCAAGAAATGACATTTATTATTTATCTGAAATGATGAATTTTCCGGGTGTTATTTATAATGACAAAAGCGTGATTAGTAAAATTGAAAGTGCAAAAAAATATAATAAAAAAATTGATGGACATGCTCCAATGCTTTCAGGCAAAGATTTGGAAAAATATATTTATGCAGGAATAAGTACAGATCACGAATGTTCAACAATTATTGAAGCCGAAGAAAAATTGAAACTTGGAATGAAAATCCAAATTCGGGAGGGTAGTGCTGCCAAAAATTTTGAGAATCTTCATAAACTAATTGATAAGTTTCCTAATGAAATTATGCTTTGCAGTGATGATATTCATCCTGACAATTTGGTAGAGGGTCACATAAATAAATTAATAAAAAAGGGAATTGATAAGAAAATCGACATTTTTAATTTACTTCAATCGGCTACATTAAATCCAATAAAACATTACAATTTAAATATAGGATTGCTTCAGGAAGGAAATTCTGCCGATTTAATAATGATTGATAATTTGGATTCATTCTATGTTTTGAAAACTATCATTAATGGCAATATAGTTTACGAAAACGGACATTCTAAGATTGAATCGAAAAATAAAATTTCTATCAATAATTTTAATTCAAAAACTATATCGGAAGAAGATATTATCGTAGCTGCAAAATCAAAAAAAATTAGAGTAATTGAAGCAATTGACGGAGACTTATTTTCAAACGAAAAAATTTGTGAGGCAAAAATTGAAAATGAATGTGTAGTTCCAGACATAAATAATGATATACTTAAAGTTGTAGTACTTAACAGATACAAAATAGAAAAACCTATTGTAGGATTTATTTATGGATTCGGATTAAATCATGGAGCTATTGCAAGCAGTATTGCACACGATAGCCATAATATTATCGCTGTTGGAGCAGATGATACTAGTATTGTAAGAGCAATAAATACAATTGTCAATTCCAAAGGCGGAATTGTTGTTATAGATAAGAATGAAGAATTTGTGCTTCAATTGGAAATTGCCGGATTAATGTCTGCAAAAAATGGAAATGAAGTGGCTGAGAAGTATAAAAACATTGACAAAAAAGCCAAGAATTTAGGAAGCAAATTGTCCGCACCATTTATGACTTTATCGTTCATGTCATTATTGGTTATACCTAAACTAAAAATTGGAGACAAAGGATTGTTCGATGGAACTAAGTTTCAATTCACCAATATTTTTGTTGATGATGACTAACCGAAAAGCTCTTCATAAATTTAAAAATACAATACAATTCTTACCAGAAAAGCCTGGCGTTTATCAATATCTAAATAACAAATCGGAAATTATTTATATTGGGAAAGCTAAGAATTTAAAAAAGCGAGTATCCTCATATTTCAATAGAAATTCAGAAAATACTAAAACAGAAATTCTTGTTTCAAAGATATTTGAAATTAAGCATATTGTTGTAGAAACTGAGCAAGATGCCTTGTTATTAGAAAATAGTTTAATCAAAAAGTATCAGCCAAGATACAATGTTTTGCTAAAAGATGGTAAAACATTCCCATGGATTTGTATTAAAAATGAAAGATTTCCACGAGTTTTTAGTACTAGAAATTACACTAAGGATGGCTCTATTTATTTTGGTCCATACACTTCAGGAAGGTTAGTAAAAATCATTCTTGAATTATTCAAACAAATGTACAAATTGCGAAATTGTAGGTTCGATTTGTCGAAAAAAAATATTGAAGAAAAGAAGATAAAAGTTTGTTTAGAGTTTCATATAGGAAATTGTTATGCTCCTTGCATAGCAAAACAAAGCGAAGAAACTTATCTTTCTAATATTGATGAAATTAAAAACATTCTTAAGGGAAATATTTCGTCTGTAATAAAAGATTTGAAGAAAAAAATGATAATTCTTGCAGGTGAATTTGAGTTTGAATTAGCACAGGATATTAAGGAAAAAGTTAAACTCTTAGAAAATTATCAGAGCAAATCTACAGTAGTAAATCCAAATATTGATAATGTCGATGTTTTTTCAATAGTAGAAAAAGAAAATTATGCATATGTAAATTTTCTAAAAGTATTGAATGGTTCAATCATTCAGGCACATACAATTGAGTTGAAAAAAAAGCTTGATGAAACGGAAAAAGAGTTGCTATTGCTGGCCATTACTGATATAAGAAATAGGCTTTTTAGTAATTCAAAAGAAATAATCGCTCCTTTCAATTTAGATTTTTCTATTGAGAATGTGAATGTTGTAGTTCCAAAAATTGGTGATAAAAAAAAACTTTTAGATCTTTCAACTAGAAATGCTAAATATTTTTTGCATGAGAAGCAACAACAGCTTCTGGTATCAAAGCATAAATCAAGCAAGAATAGAATTCTTGAAACAATAAAAAAGGATCTTCATTTATCAGAAATTCCTGAGCAGATTGAGTGTTTTGATAATTCAAATATATCTGGCGAAAATCCTGTTGCAGCTTGCGTTGTGTTTAAAGATGCCAAACCTGCAAAAAGCGAATACCGACACTTCAATATTAAAACTGTAGAAGGAATAAATGATTTTGCCTCTATGCAAGAAATTGTTTATCGGCGCTATAAAAGATTATTGGACGAAAAGAAAAAATTACCGCAGCTCATTGTAATTGATGGCGGAAAAGGGCAGTTAAATGCTGCTTTAAACAGTCTTAGAAAATTGAACCTGCAAAATATAATTCCGGTTATTGGAATTGCGAAAAGACTTGAAGAAATATTTTTTCCAGACGATCCTATTCCATTATACTTGGATAAAACTTCTGAAACATTAAAAATTATTCAACAATTAAGAAATGAGGCTCATAGATTTGGCATTGAATTTCATAGGCAAAAACGCTCCAATAATTTCATACAGTCAGAATTATCTAATATTCAAGGAATTGGACCAAAAACTATACAAAAACTTTTGTCTAAATTTGGTTCAGTTGAAAGAATTATTAATGCAGAACCTGCTGATATTAAAGAGATTATAGGAAAGGATAAATTTGATAAGCTGGAGTTTTATTTTAAAAATAAGAAAATAGAATAAAAACAATTGTAATATATTGACAATTAATATATTACAATTTTGTTTTAAAAAAGATTTCATCATTATGATGGAATCTTTTGTTTATAACATAGTTATTAAAGTGAAACAAAATTAGCTATATTAACAACTTATGAACAATTATTGAAATGTATTTATCAGGAAACTAATTAGTTAAAAAATATTCTAAATAAATGAAAAGATATATTTTGTAAGTTTGTTTTTTCTTACATATATTTACTCGCTAATTAAAATTGTAGATTTAAGTTAAATGTTTTCGGATGTTTAATGATAGTAAAGTACTGGTAAATAATATATATGGTGAAATTTTTACTTAAAATTTTATTGATTATTTCTTTAGTTCTATATGCTAATTTTATGTGTATTGGTCAAATTCCTGTACATGTTTCAGTTTATTATGGAATTGATGCTAGTGAATGTTCATGGAACATTTGGAACAATTCTGATAGCACTATCGTTTTAAGCGACAATGGTTCAGCAATCAACAATTCATTTTCTTTCAATGACACAATAAATTTAGCACCTGGCGAATACACTTTCAATGCCTACGATTCGTATGGAGATGGCTGGAATGGAGGAGGTTGGTATCAAATTTCACCACTTTTTGGAACTTCCACAAACCAAGTGTATTTTTCAAATGGAAATATTCAGAATACCGTATTTTCAGTTTTTCCTATGACTGTGATTGACATGGGAATAGTTGCGTGGAATTCCCCTATATCGGGAATTTCTTTAGATTCAAATGAAACAG
Protein-coding regions in this window:
- the mnmG gene encoding tRNA uridine-5-carboxymethylaminomethyl(34) synthesis enzyme MnmG; its protein translation is MLLKYDIIVVGAGHAGCEAAAASANLGSKVLLITMDLSKIAQMSCNPAIGGIAKGQIVREIDALGGYTGIVTDDTMIQFRMLNKSKGPAMWSPRAQSDRHEFSKKWRIELEGIRNIDFWQDMVDSLIFDNNTISGVKTRQGVKFYSKAVILTNGTFLNGLMHIGKNRVIGGRDSENSSIGISEQLAEYGIESGKMKTGTPARIDGRTIDFSKMLEQKGDEEPSKFSFLNDTKNIAKQESCYITYTNENVHDILREGFEDSPLYNGTIQGIGPRYCPSIEDKIVTFADRNKHQLFLEPEGRKTIEYYINGFSSSLAWDIQIKAINKIYGLENAKIFRPGYAIEYDYFSPTQLKSTLESKFISNLFFAGQINGTTGYEEAGAQGLMAGINAHLLINEKKEFVLKRDEAYIGVLIDDLVTKGVDEPYRMFTSRAEYRILLRQDNADIRLTEKSYKLGLATEKRYDILEKKTKSINEIIAIFNSFSVKPEEINKKLKELKTSEIKQKVKLSNIILRPQVSILDIASVISPIQEMITKLKSNSNEYIEAAEILMKYSGYIDRERKIADKLKRLEHIEISENFDYNRIYSLSTEARQKLTKILPRTIGQASRISGVSPSDINVLLVFLGR
- the nadA gene encoding quinolinate synthase NadA; this translates as MNVNKVEIQKKGFLEIDIDKSLNLVSEIKKMKEEKNAVILAHYYQIPEIQDIADFVGDSLALSQKAAETYADIIVFAGVHFMAETAKSLSPEKMVLIPDSKAGCSLADSCPPKEFKEFKEKFPEYKVVSYVNTTSEIKALTDVVCTSTNAKLIIDSFPLDEKIIFAPDRNLGNYLNSITGRNMKLWDGACHVHEEFSLEKILDIKQEYPNAKIIAHPECQKQILIVADYIGSTSGLLKFIENDDCDTFIVVTESGILHQMQKSRPNKNFIPAPPNDSTCACNDCKYMRLHTIEKLYTCLKYEIPEVTLDEELRKKAVRPIIKMLEISKKQNKI
- the ade gene encoding adenine deaminase, encoding MKNIETIISGNIVDIVKREIYKGKVFIKNDKIEKIIKCEVVENVYLLPGLVDSHVHIESSMLTPTEFAKIAVKHGTVATISDPHEIANVLGIQGINFMIDDIKDVPFKMFFGAPSCVPATDFETSGYKLNDTDIDKLLSRNDIYYLSEMMNFPGVIYNDKSVISKIESAKKYNKKIDGHAPMLSGKDLEKYIYAGISTDHECSTIIEAEEKLKLGMKIQIREGSAAKNFENLHKLIDKFPNEIMLCSDDIHPDNLVEGHINKLIKKGIDKKIDIFNLLQSATLNPIKHYNLNIGLLQEGNSADLIMIDNLDSFYVLKTIINGNIVYENGHSKIESKNKISINNFNSKTISEEDIIVAAKSKKIRVIEAIDGDLFSNEKICEAKIENECVVPDINNDILKVVVLNRYKIEKPIVGFIYGFGLNHGAIASSIAHDSHNIIAVGADDTSIVRAINTIVNSKGGIVVIDKNEEFVLQLEIAGLMSAKNGNEVAEKYKNIDKKAKNLGSKLSAPFMTLSFMSLLVIPKLKIGDKGLFDGTKFQFTNIFVDDD
- a CDS encoding 3'-5' exonuclease domain-containing protein 2; translated protein: MEILKFEGQIDVIDNNEKLSKSLQELKKCKILGFDTETKPNFKKGIKNRNHISLIQLANDKKAYLIRINKIGFPNSLLQILADPKILKVGIGLKDDLKGLLEVCKLNNGSSKNCYINSDSFLDIQNIACNFGIEALSLKKLSAIVLDYKISKSAQLSNWENTILTKKQQQYAAIDAFVCLKIYYKLFDN
- a CDS encoding excinuclease ABC subunit C; the encoded protein is MMTNRKALHKFKNTIQFLPEKPGVYQYLNNKSEIIYIGKAKNLKKRVSSYFNRNSENTKTEILVSKIFEIKHIVVETEQDALLLENSLIKKYQPRYNVLLKDGKTFPWICIKNERFPRVFSTRNYTKDGSIYFGPYTSGRLVKIILELFKQMYKLRNCRFDLSKKNIEEKKIKVCLEFHIGNCYAPCIAKQSEETYLSNIDEIKNILKGNISSVIKDLKKKMIILAGEFEFELAQDIKEKVKLLENYQSKSTVVNPNIDNVDVFSIVEKENYAYVNFLKVLNGSIIQAHTIELKKKLDETEKELLLLAITDIRNRLFSNSKEIIAPFNLDFSIENVNVVVPKIGDKKKLLDLSTRNAKYFLHEKQQQLLVSKHKSSKNRILETIKKDLHLSEIPEQIECFDNSNISGENPVAACVVFKDAKPAKSEYRHFNIKTVEGINDFASMQEIVYRRYKRLLDEKKKLPQLIVIDGGKGQLNAALNSLRKLNLQNIIPVIGIAKRLEEIFFPDDPIPLYLDKTSETLKIIQQLRNEAHRFGIEFHRQKRSNNFIQSELSNIQGIGPKTIQKLLSKFGSVERIINAEPADIKEIIGKDKFDKLEFYFKNKKIE